One genomic segment of Brevibacillus laterosporus LMG 15441 includes these proteins:
- a CDS encoding metal-sensitive transcriptional regulator has product MDYQDSVKNRLKRIEGQVRGVLKMMEEDKDCRDVVTQLSAVRTAVDRVIGLVVASNLEHCIREELEKGNDPEQVIKEAVDILVKSR; this is encoded by the coding sequence ATGGACTATCAGGATTCCGTCAAAAATAGATTAAAGCGAATAGAGGGTCAGGTGCGCGGTGTACTGAAGATGATGGAAGAGGATAAGGACTGTCGAGATGTGGTTACCCAGCTTTCGGCTGTTCGTACCGCTGTAGATCGTGTCATTGGACTAGTTGTAGCGAGTAATTTGGAGCATTGTATACGTGAAGAATTAGAAAAGGGAAATGATCCCGAGCAGGTCATTAAAGAAGCTGTAGATATACTGGTTAAAAGTAGATAA
- a CDS encoding sodium-dependent transporter, whose amino-acid sequence MSKSEQWTSKLGFILAAAGSAIGLGAIWKFPYVAGTSGGGAFFLLFLLFTLLLGTPLLLGELIVGRSTGKDAISAYKAIAPNTPWHWVGRLGIITCFILLSFYSVVGGWILLYFIKSITGQLLGQGLDYNQLFGQTISDSWLVLSVQFLFMMITILVVSRGVSNGIEKANKYMMPALFLIFIALIVRSVTLPGAWEGITFFLQPNFSELSSKSILYALGQAFFSLSVGVSVMVTFSSYLSKNESLPKSTVSIVSLTIVISLLAGLAIFPAVFSLGMKPTEGPGLLFVVLPAVFDHIPFGAFFLTIFLLLFLFATLTSAFSMLEISVAAITKGNQAKRASASWKVGLLIFVLGIPSALAYGVLGDLTIFGKSFFDAADFLVSNILMPLGALLISIFVAWKMKRDILLAEVQQGSTGKVVWFKAWYFLLKYLVPVAIIVVFISLLLGK is encoded by the coding sequence ATGTCAAAAAGTGAACAGTGGACTTCAAAGTTAGGTTTTATTTTGGCTGCCGCAGGATCAGCAATTGGGCTAGGGGCAATTTGGAAATTCCCTTATGTTGCTGGTACGAGTGGTGGAGGGGCTTTTTTCTTACTGTTTTTGTTATTCACGCTATTACTGGGTACTCCTTTATTATTAGGAGAGCTAATAGTTGGACGAAGCACGGGAAAAGATGCTATTTCTGCTTATAAAGCGATCGCACCTAATACCCCATGGCACTGGGTAGGTAGGTTGGGTATTATAACTTGTTTTATTTTATTATCCTTCTACAGCGTTGTAGGTGGCTGGATTCTTCTGTATTTCATAAAAAGCATTACGGGTCAATTACTTGGCCAAGGGTTGGATTATAATCAACTATTTGGTCAAACCATTTCAGACTCATGGCTAGTGTTGTCGGTTCAATTCTTATTTATGATGATTACGATTTTGGTTGTGTCCCGAGGAGTTTCGAATGGGATCGAAAAAGCTAACAAATATATGATGCCGGCACTCTTTTTGATTTTTATTGCCCTTATTGTTCGTTCTGTTACGTTGCCGGGGGCTTGGGAAGGAATTACCTTCTTTCTACAACCCAATTTTAGCGAATTAAGTTCTAAATCAATTTTATATGCATTGGGACAGGCATTCTTCTCGTTAAGCGTAGGTGTGTCGGTTATGGTAACCTTCAGCTCCTACTTATCGAAGAATGAGAGCTTGCCAAAATCCACAGTTTCCATTGTAAGCTTGACCATCGTAATTTCTCTGCTAGCAGGCTTGGCGATCTTCCCGGCTGTTTTCTCATTAGGAATGAAGCCTACGGAAGGTCCGGGACTTTTGTTTGTGGTCTTGCCGGCAGTGTTTGATCATATTCCGTTTGGAGCCTTTTTCTTGACCATCTTCTTGTTGTTGTTCTTGTTTGCTACGTTAACGTCTGCATTCTCCATGCTAGAAATTAGTGTAGCCGCGATTACAAAGGGCAATCAGGCAAAGCGTGCTTCCGCTTCTTGGAAGGTAGGTCTACTGATTTTCGTGTTAGGAATCCCGTCCGCTTTGGCATATGGAGTTTTAGGTGACCTAACCATCTTTGGCAAAAGCTTCTTTGATGCAGCGGATTTCTTGGTAAGTAATATCTTAATGCCGCTTGGAGCCTTACTGATTTCTATATTTGTAGCATGGAAGATGAAACGCGATATCTTGCTAGCAGAAGTACAACAGGGTTCAACTGGTAAAGTAGTCTGGTTTAAAGCGTGGTATTTCTTACTTAAATATCTAGTGCCTGTAGCTATTATTGTGGTATTTATTAGTTTGTTACTCGGAAAATAG